A region from the Simiduia sp. 21SJ11W-1 genome encodes:
- a CDS encoding rhomboid family intramembrane serine protease gives MIILPTEKRFDARHTPTVLIGIVLLNILVFFFYQGDDNNKIYSALSTYEEQNFLEIEWPLIQDYLKAQNELDALDDLLDLHDDKQTQDLMVHILLRTDFYQHVFRNPYQLIGFQNADRWLEHRGKINRLIENLSFNAYGLKPAELSFTTLISHQFLHGDVMHLLGNLFFLVFCGFAVEAAIGHLRFLGFYLLSGVAGGLAHAAVDFSSTTTLVGASGAISGVMAMYLAIFRLKKIEFFYWFFVVVGYMRAPALVILPIYIGKEIVSFYTDGGSNVAFMAHAGGFVAGSLLMLGNYFISPKTIDKAYVEEDQSIDPFQQALADIYTHIEQFRFAAAIKAVDAAIERFGANLRLAQLRVQLTQLDSEQAQRQSQALLLGLVPESQRQLQQQSELVKAQPQALALLDAELRYQLTVRLTALHDLGAAEVVFASLQQDAKPHESLGVLAKKLALAFKALHKPTKAKRYEALAQEWAGI, from the coding sequence GTGATTATTCTGCCCACTGAAAAGCGCTTCGATGCGCGCCACACCCCCACAGTGCTCATTGGCATTGTGCTGCTTAATATTTTGGTGTTTTTCTTCTACCAAGGCGACGACAACAACAAAATCTACAGCGCGCTTAGCACCTACGAAGAACAGAATTTTCTGGAAATTGAATGGCCGCTTATTCAAGACTACCTTAAAGCACAAAACGAGCTGGATGCGCTCGATGATTTACTTGATCTACACGATGATAAGCAAACACAGGATTTAATGGTGCACATCCTATTGCGCACCGATTTCTATCAGCATGTGTTTCGCAACCCCTACCAACTCATCGGCTTTCAAAATGCCGATCGCTGGCTGGAGCATCGCGGCAAGATAAACCGCCTGATAGAAAATCTCAGCTTTAACGCCTACGGCCTGAAACCCGCCGAGCTTTCATTCACCACCCTCATCAGCCACCAGTTTTTGCACGGCGATGTGATGCATTTGCTGGGCAATTTATTTTTCCTGGTATTTTGCGGCTTTGCCGTAGAGGCCGCCATTGGCCACCTGCGCTTTTTGGGCTTTTATTTACTATCCGGTGTTGCCGGTGGCCTGGCCCACGCTGCTGTAGATTTTTCAAGCACCACCACCCTGGTGGGCGCCTCTGGCGCAATCTCGGGTGTCATGGCCATGTACCTGGCGATTTTCCGGCTGAAGAAAATCGAGTTCTTCTATTGGTTTTTTGTGGTGGTGGGCTACATGCGCGCACCGGCGCTGGTTATTCTGCCCATTTACATTGGCAAGGAAATTGTAAGCTTTTATACAGACGGCGGCTCCAACGTGGCGTTTATGGCGCACGCGGGCGGTTTTGTAGCCGGCAGTTTGTTGATGCTGGGCAACTACTTCATCAGCCCGAAAACCATTGATAAAGCCTACGTGGAAGAAGATCAAAGCATAGATCCGTTTCAACAAGCCCTGGCCGATATCTACACCCACATAGAGCAATTTCGCTTTGCTGCTGCCATTAAAGCGGTGGACGCCGCCATTGAACGATTTGGCGCGAACTTGCGGCTTGCCCAATTGCGCGTGCAACTTACCCAACTGGATTCCGAACAAGCGCAGCGTCAATCGCAAGCGCTCTTGCTGGGGCTGGTGCCCGAATCACAACGGCAATTACAGCAACAAAGTGAACTGGTAAAAGCCCAGCCACAAGCACTGGCTCTGCTCGATGCCGAGCTGCGCTACCAGCTCACCGTGCGGCTTACCGCACTGCACGATTTAGGCGCCGCCGAAGTGGTGTTTGCGAGCCTCCAGCAAGATGCCAAACCGCACGAATCCCTGGGCGTGCTCGCCAAGAAACTTGCACTGGCATTTAAGGCACTGCATAAACCCACCAAGGCCAAGCGCTATGAAGCGCTAGCGCAGGAATGGGCGGGAATTTAA
- the fumC gene encoding class II fumarate hydratase, giving the protein MSHCEEPAGDEPVRYEHDTQGQVAVPKQRYWGAQTERSRHNFAIGRPASMPMPIIYAYAHIKKAAAAVNAVLAGLPQEKAALIGRVCDEILAGTHDDEFPLVIWQTGSGTQTNMNVNEVIANRAQILHGGQLDDAEKFLSPNDDVNKSQSSNDTFPTAMHIAAYTEVQQQLLPAISGLVKSFDAKAKAFDGTVKIGRTHLMDATPLTLGQEFSAYVAQLQSAKADIAQALKGVSALALGGTAVGTGLNAPAGFAEQVAARIAAQTGLPFVSAINKFEALAAHDAMVALSSSCKRLAVALMKIANDIRLLASGPRCGIGEIKLPANEPGSSIMPGKVNPTQAEAVTMVAAQVMGNDVTVSIAGSHGQFQLNVYKPVIAAAVLESVQLLADACRSFDAHCVQGIEADEARIEQHLSQSLMLVTALNVHIGYYKAAEIANKAHAEGTSLKAAAQALGYVSARQFDEWVNPANMVGKPQS; this is encoded by the coding sequence ATGTCACATTGTGAGGAACCCGCAGGCGATGAGCCCGTGCGCTATGAACACGATACCCAGGGCCAGGTGGCTGTGCCCAAGCAGCGCTACTGGGGCGCACAAACCGAGCGCAGCCGCCATAACTTCGCCATTGGGCGGCCTGCCTCTATGCCAATGCCCATTATTTATGCCTATGCGCATATTAAAAAAGCAGCCGCGGCGGTAAACGCGGTGCTTGCCGGCCTGCCCCAGGAAAAGGCCGCCCTCATAGGGCGGGTGTGCGATGAAATTCTGGCGGGCACGCACGACGATGAATTTCCGCTGGTCATCTGGCAAACCGGCAGCGGCACACAAACCAATATGAACGTGAATGAAGTGATTGCCAATCGCGCGCAGATTCTGCATGGCGGCCAGCTGGACGATGCCGAGAAATTTCTGTCGCCCAATGATGATGTCAACAAAAGCCAAAGCAGTAACGATACCTTCCCCACGGCCATGCATATAGCCGCCTATACAGAAGTGCAGCAACAGCTGTTGCCGGCAATCAGTGGCCTGGTTAAATCATTTGACGCCAAAGCAAAGGCCTTTGATGGCACTGTTAAAATTGGCCGCACCCACTTGATGGACGCCACACCGCTCACCCTCGGCCAGGAATTCAGCGCCTATGTGGCGCAATTGCAATCGGCCAAGGCAGATATTGCCCAGGCCTTAAAGGGCGTGAGTGCGCTGGCCCTTGGCGGTACCGCGGTGGGTACCGGCCTCAATGCGCCCGCGGGTTTTGCCGAGCAGGTGGCCGCGCGCATTGCCGCGCAAACGGGCCTGCCCTTTGTGAGTGCCATTAACAAATTTGAAGCACTGGCCGCCCACGATGCGATGGTAGCGCTCAGCAGTAGCTGTAAACGGCTGGCGGTGGCGCTGATGAAAATTGCCAACGACATAAGGCTGCTTGCCAGTGGCCCGCGCTGTGGCATTGGTGAGATCAAGTTGCCGGCCAATGAGCCTGGCTCATCTATCATGCCGGGCAAGGTGAATCCCACCCAGGCGGAAGCCGTAACCATGGTGGCCGCCCAGGTGATGGGCAATGATGTGACAGTATCCATTGCGGGCAGCCACGGGCAGTTTCAGTTAAACGTGTACAAGCCCGTGATTGCTGCGGCGGTGTTGGAAAGCGTGCAACTCCTGGCCGATGCCTGTCGCAGTTTTGATGCCCATTGTGTGCAGGGCATAGAGGCCGATGAGGCGCGCATTGAACAGCACTTGTCGCAATCGTTGATGCTGGTGACTGCGTTGAATGTGCACATTGGCTATTACAAAGCTGCCGAAATTGCCAACAAAGCCCATGCCGAGGGCACAAGCCTGAAGGCTGCAGCCCAGGCCCTTGGCTATGTGAGCGCCCGGCAATTTGATGAATGGGTAAATCCCGCCAATATGGTGGGCAAACCGCAAAGTTGA
- a CDS encoding NYN domain-containing protein — MEPLLRPRIGIFADVQNIYYCTRDRYQRQFNYRALWQQLSEQGEICQAFAYAIHRGDAGQLKFQTALRSLGFTVKLKPFIQRSDGSAKGDWDVGITIDVLEYAPRLDKIVLLSGDGDFDLLLARVGERFGVRTEVYGVPGLTAQSLIDVASHYHPIEASLLR; from the coding sequence ATGGAACCGCTTCTCAGGCCTCGCATTGGCATCTTCGCCGATGTGCAAAACATCTACTACTGCACGCGCGACCGCTACCAGCGGCAGTTCAACTACCGGGCACTGTGGCAACAGCTTAGCGAGCAAGGCGAAATTTGTCAGGCCTTTGCCTATGCCATACACCGCGGCGATGCAGGCCAGCTTAAATTCCAAACAGCGCTTAGAAGCCTGGGGTTTACGGTTAAATTAAAGCCTTTCATTCAACGCAGCGACGGCTCGGCCAAAGGCGACTGGGATGTGGGCATCACCATTGATGTGCTGGAGTACGCGCCCCGGCTGGATAAAATTGTACTGCTCTCGGGCGATGGCGACTTCGACCTGCTGCTGGCGCGCGTGGGCGAGCGCTTCGGCGTGCGCACCGAGGTATACGGCGTGCCGGGGCTCACAGCCCAGAGTTTGATAGACGTAGCAAGCCATTATCACCCTATTGAGGCATCGTTGCTGCGCTAG
- a CDS encoding RNA methyltransferase, protein MSDKPGKTPPLPQSAAPSLASLGNGQEPLAELLAGMRVAIGLTNPKSPANVGAVLRAAGCYGAQGVCYTGERFARAARFHTDTQGANHQIPLLQVETYSAPLPAGMAKVCVELVEGATPLPAFEHPECALYVFGPEDGSLRQQLVDSADAVVYMPTRGSMNLAASVNVLLYDRAAKAFNASPADERAQILAARDVNNRLRVKS, encoded by the coding sequence GTGAGCGATAAACCCGGTAAAACCCCACCACTGCCGCAATCTGCAGCGCCGTCGCTCGCCTCACTTGGCAATGGGCAAGAGCCGCTGGCCGAGTTGCTGGCGGGTATGCGCGTTGCTATCGGCTTAACTAACCCCAAGAGCCCTGCCAATGTGGGAGCGGTGCTGCGCGCGGCCGGCTGCTACGGCGCCCAGGGTGTGTGTTATACCGGCGAGCGCTTTGCCCGCGCCGCGCGCTTTCATACCGACACCCAAGGTGCGAACCACCAGATTCCCTTACTGCAGGTAGAAACTTACAGCGCCCCCTTGCCCGCTGGCATGGCCAAGGTGTGTGTAGAGCTTGTAGAGGGCGCAACGCCATTGCCCGCCTTTGAACACCCGGAGTGTGCGCTCTATGTTTTTGGCCCGGAAGACGGCAGCCTGCGCCAGCAGCTGGTAGATAGCGCAGATGCCGTTGTGTACATGCCCACCCGTGGCTCTATGAATTTGGCTGCCTCTGTAAATGTGCTGCTTTATGATCGTGCGGCTAAAGCGTTTAATGCATCACCTGCCGATGAACGCGCGCAAATTCTTGCTGCGCGCGATGTGAATAATCGATTGCGGGTGAAATCTTAG
- a CDS encoding B-box zinc finger protein, with protein sequence MKDYCQYHPLSAATFHCDHCAHFLCDHCVDHSKMPERCIHCGGKLESLGASNSAEPFWRRLQQAFRYPLASQSLTLIVVVSLLTSALSVLPFAIAIYLIATGAMMRYSFACLENTAQGKLTAPDITHAYEGGVVLLFQLLAIVVVMTAVVIGIEMAISEGLAKLVGVLFVLGFPAVIILFAINQSWLEAINPASILRLILAIGLPYGVLLGLILVMTASVSVLHEIIGTVDFLAAFLQSAVSNFYTVVVFHIMGYMIFQYQAELGFTARAEDGEALERSEMELHNARIDIALKEAQYNKVVDLFAEANSKFPDQASYYLRCFDYLCNVNLPERLSRFAPHFFDFLFKSERKEQVYPSYKRLLRALPGYQPEAPRLRHLLAEQCYSNGDARSTLKLLNGLHKQAPDYPRLVAAYELMCEALADMPNMGKQLAQCQQLVANIKRRAEQKAEARAAEVAARTEAAKAELAKTVTRRGGAPKGAKLIKPKREADAEQLNDEHLTHEQRVLGSRPTRIPSGVKPGAKKAEPDSTQAAEAESKPSTDDNDLPPIDFKL encoded by the coding sequence ATGAAGGATTATTGCCAATATCACCCGTTGAGCGCGGCCACCTTTCACTGCGATCACTGCGCACATTTTTTGTGTGATCACTGTGTAGATCACAGCAAAATGCCGGAGCGCTGCATTCACTGCGGCGGCAAGCTTGAAAGCCTGGGCGCAAGCAACAGCGCCGAGCCATTCTGGCGGCGCTTGCAACAGGCATTTCGCTACCCGCTGGCAAGCCAATCACTTACGCTGATTGTCGTCGTATCGCTGCTTACCTCGGCGCTCTCTGTGCTGCCCTTTGCCATTGCTATTTATTTAATCGCAACCGGCGCGATGATGCGCTACAGCTTTGCCTGCCTGGAAAACACCGCGCAAGGCAAGCTCACAGCGCCAGATATCACCCACGCCTATGAAGGCGGGGTGGTATTGCTATTTCAATTGCTGGCAATAGTCGTAGTGATGACAGCCGTAGTGATTGGCATAGAAATGGCCATCAGCGAGGGCCTGGCCAAGCTTGTGGGTGTGCTGTTTGTGCTGGGTTTCCCCGCCGTTATTATTTTATTTGCCATCAACCAGAGCTGGCTTGAGGCCATTAACCCCGCCAGTATCTTGCGTTTGATTCTGGCCATTGGCCTACCCTACGGGGTGCTCCTGGGGCTAATTTTAGTAATGACCGCATCGGTAAGCGTGCTGCATGAAATCATTGGCACCGTGGATTTTCTGGCGGCGTTTTTACAATCGGCGGTGTCGAATTTTTACACCGTGGTGGTGTTTCACATCATGGGTTATATGATTTTCCAGTATCAGGCCGAGCTGGGTTTTACTGCCCGCGCCGAAGATGGCGAAGCCCTTGAACGCTCTGAAATGGAGCTGCACAACGCCCGCATAGACATCGCCCTGAAAGAGGCACAATACAACAAAGTGGTGGATTTATTTGCAGAGGCAAACAGCAAGTTCCCAGACCAGGCAAGCTACTACCTGCGCTGCTTTGACTACCTCTGCAATGTTAATCTGCCTGAACGGCTAAGCCGCTTTGCCCCGCACTTTTTTGATTTTTTGTTTAAGTCCGAGCGCAAAGAGCAGGTGTACCCCAGCTACAAACGTTTGCTGCGCGCCCTGCCAGGCTACCAGCCAGAGGCGCCCAGGCTACGCCACCTGCTGGCCGAGCAGTGCTACAGCAATGGCGACGCGCGCTCTACACTCAAGCTACTCAATGGCCTGCACAAGCAAGCGCCCGACTACCCGCGCCTGGTGGCTGCCTACGAGCTGATGTGTGAAGCCCTGGCAGACATGCCCAACATGGGCAAGCAGCTCGCGCAGTGCCAGCAACTGGTGGCCAATATTAAACGCCGCGCAGAACAGAAGGCAGAGGCCCGGGCTGCAGAAGTTGCCGCACGTACCGAGGCCGCCAAAGCCGAGCTTGCCAAAACCGTAACCCGAAGGGGCGGCGCACCCAAAGGCGCTAAGTTGATCAAGCCCAAACGCGAAGCCGATGCAGAACAATTAAATGATGAACACTTAACCCATGAGCAGCGGGTGCTCGGCAGCCGCCCCACGCGTATTCCCAGCGGCGTAAAACCGGGGGCGAAAAAAGCCGAGCCTGATTCAACGCAGGCCGCTGAGGCAGAATCAAAACCCTCAACCGATGACAACGACCTCCCGCCCATAGATTTCAAACT